In candidate division TA06 bacterium, the DNA window AGGCCTCGTCTTTTCCAGGTTTGATGTAAAGATTGATGGGGGAAACCTGACAGGTTGGGCCATGGGTGAAGAACTCAAATATGAGAAGCATAAACCAGTTGTAGAGGTCAAAGCCGCAACCTACCATATGCTTAAAGTAGAGAAGACGAATGACAGGTTCGTAGCTCAGTGTGTGGTTGACGTATAGGAGGTCCCTATGAAAAAGTCCAGCCTCAAGAGAATAGATGAGTACGAATGGGAGATTCCCAGAACTGACGATATGAATGTTCCATGTCGTGTATTTGCCACTGAAGAATTGATCGAAGAGATGGACGAAAAGGTACGAGAACAGCTTACCAATGTGGCCTGCCTGCCTGGGATTCAAACAGCATCCCTGGGCATGCCTGACGCACATTGGGGCTACGGTTTCCCAATTGGTGGGGTTGCGGCCTTCGATCCTGATGAAGAAGGAATAATATCAATGGGAGGCGTGGGTTTTGATATCGCCTGTGGAGTGAGAACTCTCAAAACTGGACTTACCAGGGAAGAGGTAGAACCGAAAGTGAGAGAGTTAGTTGACTCTCTGTTCAGAACTGTACCGGCAGGTCTGGGTTCAACTGGTGAGATAAAACTGAAAGGCTATGAGATAGACGAGGTGTTGCGTGGAGGTGCGGTCTGGGCCGTGGACAGAGGCTACGGGATAAAGGAGGACCTCGAATACACAGAGGAGAGAGGAATGATGCAGGGCGCCGATCCTGGAAATGTCTCTGACCATGCCAAGAAGAGAGAAGCCAAGCAGGTGGGCACGCTCGGCTCAGGTAATCACTATCTCGAAGTCCAGTATGTGTGCGAGGTTTACGACAGAGTTGCAGCTGAGGTAATGGGAGTCGAGGAGAATGACATTCTGGTGGCGATCCATTGTGGCTCTAGAGGTCTTGGGCACCAGATAGGTACAGACTACTTGAAAAACCTGGGTTCGGCAGCCTCCAGATACGGAATCAACCTGAAAGACAGAGAACTGGCCAGCGCGCCCATAAAATCGAAAGAGGGACAGAAGTACCTGAC includes these proteins:
- a CDS encoding RtcB family protein; amino-acid sequence: MKKSSLKRIDEYEWEIPRTDDMNVPCRVFATEELIEEMDEKVREQLTNVACLPGIQTASLGMPDAHWGYGFPIGGVAAFDPDEEGIISMGGVGFDIACGVRTLKTGLTREEVEPKVRELVDSLFRTVPAGLGSTGEIKLKGYEIDEVLRGGAVWAVDRGYGIKEDLEYTEERGMMQGADPGNVSDHAKKREAKQVGTLGSGNHYLEVQYVCEVYDRVAAEVMGVEENDILVAIHCGSRGLGHQIGTDYLKNLGSAASRYGINLKDRELASAPIKSKEGQKYLTAMYAGINCALANRQVIGHMVRQVFDKVLPQATVEMIYDVSHNTCKVEEHLVNGKKKKLYVHRKGATRAFGPGRPEIPKKYAEIGQPVLIGGTMGTCSFIMVGTESGTERAFGSACHGAGRAMSRKKAKGIWRGDKLVKELEHNGILIRAHSYPGVAEEAPGAYKDVVKVVDAVHKADLARKVAMLKPLGCIKG